Proteins from a single region of Clupea harengus chromosome 5, Ch_v2.0.2, whole genome shotgun sequence:
- the ssuh2.2 gene encoding ssu-2 homolog, tandem duplicate 2, with the protein MDTLHLLSDQDEPERVQGHLILTKEDLFGATAPPADEVNTFPESGVGVAKDLPPPYADSPQRPNRPDAPHWEIPSISEELAREALVEYVASRCCYSRKPAKEMVFSELHSLNTYRYRLDTFTESRSTEWASEPYNGQPVDGFSGVAPGPWDLPVPIPAMFQDCQRDVRLPHSSSIKGCNQCLTLGKSPCNKCVTSGQIQCSACSGSGRDHSDNRCSDCRGSGRVRCSPCHGAGSLQCPNCQGKGQLLCFLKLTVKWKNHSSVHVVDKRSGFPVDMLQDAPGEMLFTDMNQRVYPVESFPDGAVNAASKQAVQEHHSQFSTTCRILQQRQTIELIPVTRVHFTWRDKTHIYFVYGADHMVYAKDYPAKCCCSIS; encoded by the exons ATGGATACACTTCATCTGCTTAG TGACCAAGATGAACCAGAGAGGGTGCAAGGACATTTGATTCTAACAAAAGAAG atttgtttggAGCTACAGCGCCTCCTGCCGATGAGGTGAACACATTTCCTGAAAGTGGTGTAGGTGTTGCCAAAG ACCTGCCACCGCCATATGCAGACAGCCCTCAGCGGCCCAACAGACCCGATGCACCCCACTGGGA AATTCCATCCATCAGCGAGGAGCTTGCCAGAGAGGCACTGGTTGAGTATGTGGCCAGCAGGTGCTGCTACAGCCGTAAGCCAGCCAAAGAGATGGTCTTCTCAGAGCTGCACTCCCTCAACACTTACAGG TATCGCCTAGACACCTTTACTGAATCCAGATCTACAGAATGGGCCAGTGAGCCTTACAACG gGCAGCCTGTGGATGGCTTCAGTGGTGTGGCACCAGGACCATGGGACTTGCCTGTGCCCATTCCTGCCATGTTTCAGGACTGCCAGAGGGATGTTCGTCTCCCCCATTCGTCCTCTATCAAG GGTTGTAACCAGTGTTTGACTTTGGGAAAATCCCCCTGTAACAAATGTGTTACATCAGGACAG ATTCAGTGCAGTGCTTGCAGTGGATCAGGCAGAGACCATTCCGACAACAGATGCTCTGACTGCAGAGGATCTGGACGAGTCCG GTGCAGTCCATGCCACGGAGCCGGCTCACTACAGTGTCCCAACTGTCAAGGCAAAGGCCAGCTCCTGTGCTTCCTGAAGCTCACAGTCAAATG GAAGAACCACAGCAGTGTGCATGTGGTAGACAAGCGCTCTGGATTTCCTGTAGATATGCTCCAAGATGCTCCGGGGGAGATGCTCTTCACTGACATGAACCAGCGG GTGTACCCAGTGGAAAGTTTCCCAGATGGGGCAGTGAATGCTGCCTCTAAACAAGCCGTGCAGGAGCACCACTCGCAGTTCTCGACCACCTGCCGAATCCTCCAACAG AGGCAGACCATTGAGCTGATCCCAGTCACCAGAGTGCACTTCACCTGGAGGGACAAAACTCACATCTACTTTGTGTACGGGGCCGACCACATGGTCTACGCCAAAGACTACCCAGCCAAATGCTGCTGCTCCATCtcatga
- the ssuh2.1 gene encoding protein SSUH2 homolog — translation MDEKEDFVVIDPSIPEEGPSAPPPGWFDCVTGYEDSKGGENPDENYHPPPPYALPDSNQNAFVPNVRLPTVSEDVAREALLQFVEKKWTYSSKPAKHLVFKDLRPLTVYRYRLETYTESRSSAWESEPYSGQYVDGPQNGMSPPPWQVQVEYPQKYTDVILKVRVPHSAVIKGCYRCQCAGSVRCSRCHTRGKVRCLHCHGHGRVGAGKKRRMCTCCAGRGHKRCTQCHGRGVITCPTCQGQRNLLHFIQLTITWKNQVMEFIPDKLPEFPLKNFEKVSGDNFFEDENLLVYPIVGFPDQEICEMSKKGIEGHISKFSSISRILQQRQTIELVPLTHAFYTYQGKDYDYFVYGNENKIYIPKYPSACTIL, via the exons ATGGATGAAAAGGAAGATTTTG TGGTGATTGACCCTAGCATCCCTGAGGAGGGCCCATCAGCGCCCCCGCCTGGCTGGTTTGATTGCGTGACGGGTTATGAAGACTCCAAAGGAGGAG AAAATCCTGATGAGAATTACCATCCTCCACCTCCCTATGCTCTGCCAGACAGCAATCAGAATGCTTTTGTCCCCAATGTGAG GTTGCCAACGGTGTCAGAGGATGTGGCCCGTGAAGCTCTCCTGCAGTTTGTGGAGAAGAAGTGGACCTACAGCAGCAAGCCGGCCAAACACCTAGTCTTCAAGGACCTCAGGCCATTAACAGTATACAGG TACCGTTTGGAAACGTACACAGAGTCCAGATCGAGCGCCTGGGAGTCAGAGCCATATTCTG GCCAGTATGTGGATGGACCCCAGAATGGCATGAGCCCACCGCCGTGGCAAGTCCAGGTGGAGTATCCTCAGAAGTATACAGATGTGATCCTCAAAGTCCGGGTGCCACACTCCGCTGTTATTAAG GGATGCTATCGATGTCAGTGTGCTGGGAGTGTGCGCTGCTCACGTTGTCACACCCGAGGAAAG gtGCGCTGTTTGCATTGTCACGGTCATGGTAGGGTTGGTGCTGGGAAGAAACGAAGAATGTGCACTTGTTGTGCTGGCCGTGGACACAAAAG GTGTACTCAGTGTCACGGTCGTGGTGTTATAACGTGTCCCACCTGCCAAGGGCAAAGGAACCTTTTGCACTTCATCCAGCTGACTATCACCTG GAAGAACCAAGTCATGGAGTTCATACCAGACAAGCTGCCTGAGTTTCCACTGAAGAATTTTGAGAAAGTGTCTGGAGATAACTTTTTTGAGGATGAAAACCTTTTG GTCTATCCCATCGTGGGCTTCCCTGACCAGGAGATATGTGAGATGTCTAAGAAAGGGATTGAGGGGCACATAAGCAAGTTCTCCTCCATCAGCCGTATCCTACAGCAG CGGCAGACCATAGAGTTGGTTCCACTCACCCATGCCTTCTACACCTATCAAGGAAAGGACTACGACTACTTTGTCTatggaaatgaaaacaaaatttACATCCCTAAATACCCCTCCGCTTGTACAATACTATAG
- the LOC105895927 gene encoding deoxynucleotidyltransferase terminal-interacting protein 1 has protein sequence MGAHRSEGRSRDWLQQDATEQQVQSMNPWNIMIKHRQVHRRGRRSQMTVSYTDPVISMDLLRTVLQPSFNEDILGVFRKYMKFFEKAASNVKENIGEEVQTDQLIKEACRNCLEQAKRLFPEGEKTANRPGVEPPVKRARQMEDDSSQRGSPVPKKRKGRPPGPAIPYDRPVQFSTPAKPKASEAIKREGPKWDPARLDEKSTFVLGSRANKALGMGGTRGRIYIKHADLFKYAADAQDKHWLAEKQHMKATGGKMAYLLIEEDVQGLAISDDYKDCPDLKMDELKPFAVPIWMIEKMQKAMDGQRSEKD, from the exons AATCCATGGAATATAATGATAAAGCACAGACAGGTTCACCGCAGAGGTCGACGGTCGCAGATGACTGTAAG TTACACTGATCCAGTCATATCCATGGATCTCTTGAGAACTGTCCTGCAGCCCAGCTTCAACGAAGACATTTTGGGGGTTTTCAGGAAATATATGAAG TTCTTTGAAAAGGCAGCCAGTAATGTAAAGGAAAACATTGGTGAAGAGGTCCAGACCGATCAGCTGATCAAGGAGGCTTGCAGAAATTGTCTCGAACAA GCAAAGCGTCTCTTTCCTGAAGGAGAGAAAACAGCCAATAGACCAGGCGTTGAGCCCCCAGTCAAG AGAGCTAGACAGATGGAGGATGATTCTAGTCAGAGGGGAAGTCCTGTACCAAAAAAG CGAAAAGGGCGGCCCCCAGGACCTGCCATCCCCTACGATAGACCAGTCCAGTTCAGCACCCC AGCCAAACCCAAGGCGTCTGAGGCCATCAAGCGGGAAGGACCAAAG TGGGATCCTGCAAGATTAGATGAGAAAAGCACATTTGTATTAGGATCAAGAGCAAACAA GGCTTTAGGAATGGGTGGTACAAGAGGAAGGATTTACATCAAACATGCAGACCTTTTTAAG TATGCTGCAGATGCCCAAGATAAGCACTGGCTTGCAGAGAAACAGCATATGAAGGCCACCGGCGGGAAAATG GCCTACCTCCTTATTGAAGAGGATGTTCAAGGCCTTGCCATCAGTGATGACTATAA AGATTGTCCTGACCTGAAGATGGATGAGTTGAAGCCATTTGCGGTGCCAATATGGATGATTGAAAAGATGCAGAAAGCAATGGACGGCCAGAGGTCAGAAAAGGACTGA